The sequence aataataaacgaTTCCTTTTTGTTAAACAATAACCNNNNNNNNNNNNNNNNNNNNNNNNNNNNNNNNNNNNNNNNNNNNNNNNNNNNNNNNNNNNNNNNNNNNNNNNNNNAAAGATTTAGAGTTTatgtttaaaatttaagatttataatttaaaatttagtatttatattttttttaaaaaattattgttgACTAAAAAAGTAAATTCCTAATTTAACTCAATAGTAACTCCCCTAATAAGCTCCTCCTCCCAATACAATTGCCTTCGACAATGCCTTTTACTCCAGGACAAAGCTACCATGATCAACTAACTTTTGAGAAGATTAATGTTGAGAACAAAGGTGAATTTTTGCACACTTCTTTTACTTCTGGACAATTAGATTCAAGAATCTCTATTAAGACCCATACTGTCAAAATCATCAATTCCACAATTAGGACACTTGAATCTTTAAATgtgataatgtctccaattctggTTTTGATATCTTTAGTTATAACTGTTGCATCTAATTTCTAAGAGAATTAGTTAAGGTATATTTTTTGCGACCCACAAAGACTTACTGCAGTTAAAAATTTTTCGCCATTGGAGATATCTTCCTCTCCTGCACTTTTTTACCTTCACCGGCAAGGGCAATTTCGGCTAATAAATCAAGTTACTATATGACAAAATAAACATTTTGGAGATGAAAATGACTTCCAGTAATGACCGGTACGGTGACGTTGTGATCGAAAAATAAAAGTTTGGAGAAAGATTAGTATAATATCTGAGATTTAAAAGGATAAAGAAGGATtgatgaaaaaagaaaattaataagaAAGAAGGATAATTTAGTAACATAACATTTTATAAAGAATCAACAGAATTTTTTCAGTTTAAAATTCAGACTATTGGCTCACCAAAGATAACAGAAACACGGTAACATTCACCTGTTTCTAATGCAGATATGAAGAAGAAAATTGATAGAGTAATATGCATGGGATTTTGAAGATAAAAGGGACTTCTAATTTCATTCTCCAATGACATCTAACATTAAAATAATTTGGGTCAAAATGTCATTACGAGATCATGCTATTGGTATACTAGTACTACGATCCAAATCCAGAAGGAGGACTACATGGAGAAGAATGAGACTGTTTAGCCCAAAAATCGCACAGCACGATATTTCACTATAACTGAAACTTGAAAGTAGTCACTAGTAAGTATTGAAAGGATAatgacaaacaaaaaaaaattctcaaaattgTTCATTAATAGTACTCAGAAACTCGGTTAAAACGGAACACAAATTAAACCAAGATCCACTAACAATATCATTCTATAGACCtaacacaaaagaaaataggTGTTGGATAATACCAATAGAGCAAAACAGCACAGGATCAGAACAGGGCAACTCAAGACTCATTTCTTTTTTCCAGCCTTGGCAGCATCAGAAGCCTTGGTCTGcacaaaaaaaaatgcaagattttttaaaagttaatcAAACAGGGAAGGCATTAAAGCTAAACAACCAACGATAAACCAGAATAATTGTAAGCTACTTAAATACCTTCTTGACACCACGAATCTTCTTAGCTCTATTCTTTCTCTCCTTCATTTGCTTCCTTGACTTTTCTACTTTAGTATCAAGCCCATTCTGAAATAGACAGAGTATATATTTAGCTTTTGATCGCCCAAAACAAATAACCAATGCCAATATAGGGAAACAAAATGAGAAAATATAAGAAACCAACTTTTAGTTAATCAACATTAGCCAACTTTAGGGTTTAGATTTATAATTTAGGATTAAGGATTTATGATTTAGGGGCTAGATTTAGATAAACAATATACATTTTTAAAAAGTTGACTTATGTTGGCTAAAAAAATTGATTGCCCAACATTACTCAAAAAAATTTGTATAACAATAACGTATATGGCAAAAAGCTAATTGAATATAAAAATCATAAGGTGCTAAACGACATGATGAAATTTAACAACCTATATACCTTCATcaccattttttcaaaaaataaaatgaaaattttatGCGCATATGTTGACAAGTATATGGGTCTATAACTTGAAGAACTACCAATTCCATCACAACAAGTAACATAACAAAATGGGAGCAATGTCTATAACAAGCATTAATAAAATAAACCAATAAAGTAAACAAAATTACAAACAAAATCCACAGGAGTAGAATGTGTTGGGTATATACTGACCCTGATAAGCCTGTACTTGGGCTCATACTTCTTTGCATTGTCAACAGAATCATAAATCAAACCAAAGCCAGTGGATTTGCCACCACCAAAATTTGTACGGAATTTGAAGACAAACACAGTGTTTGGATCCTTCACATCATACATCCTTGCTAGCTTCTCCTTCAACTCGGCCTTCATACCATAAACACACAAAaccaaatcaataaaaaaaaaatgcactATTCTAGTCACCTagtatattaatattaatatctaaatacaaaaaaaattgaaaaaacaacGCACCTTGGAAACGTTTGCCCTTCCTGGATGAAGGACATCAATGACCTACATAATGATAGGGGAAAAGTTAGGTCATGAATGAGATTAAGCGAAGAAACAATGAAAAGGGAGAAGACATACGAATTGCTTCCTGGAGAGGAGCCTGTTCGTCATGAATTTCCTGGTTCGGATCGTAACGGCCTTGTCCGCCATGATGGTTCTTCACTGCAGCTCCGAAGGGAAGAGTAGGAAATAcgacagcagcagcagcagcagcttcACAAGGCACAGAGGATGACAACAACAAAGGGTTTCTATAAGGTTTTCTCTATACATAATGGGCTGCCAATTAAGCATTAAACTATGGGCTTGGTCCattatcttctcttttttcttctctggCCCACTAACATAAAACAAAAAACTATTAAATTGAGTTGCTAACAactatttcaaatttttaaacatGTGCCAGCTGAAGCTGGATGTTGTTTAAGAATTCATAGTGCATATCCATGTATCCATAtagtgtgtgtgagtgtgttgtATGGATGTGTTATGCATCAATGTAATGTTTAAAATTTGGGGTTATCTAATCCACTTAACTCACACAAAAAACATGTCCAAGAAAAATAGGATCAAACCCATTTGAATTacgctttttaattttgatattggaGAGTAGTTGGTGTTAGGCGTGGATATGGGGTGACTGGGTGCTTAACAAGGGTGTGGTGTCAGGAAGAATGCCATAACAGGAATCGGACCCAGCGATTGCGCCCCCTTCCACGTGTCGGACAGCAGCTTCTCCCCAGGATGGTGCCCCAGCAGCCAGCATACCCCCATTCCCCCACTCCCTCAGTCCGAAACATCATTTTCAAGCCTCAAACCCcatttcttcttctctgtgttcatcctcttcctctcttcttcttcaagaACTTTGCATGCAATAAAATCTGTGGAAATGGCCAAAAAACACAAAGCTAGAGATGTTGATCGTCCTGAGCTTCACATTGTAAATTATTTGTCTGATCCTAATTATGTaagttaaattttttaattttttgcaaatttctgtattttaattaaattttgtaagaaatttttttatattttatggtTAAATGTTGCAGTTAGGTAGATAGATATGTAAATGTTGATTGTTACAGATTTTGTAAGAATTTTTTCGGAGTAGTATtagaaattttaattaattaataaaatctgatgaataatttaaaaattataatattagcaattatgataattttttgttattatgtTTAGATATTGTTAGTTAATTGGAGAAtatgttaaaaaattttttgtaacacggttagaaattttaattaatgaataaattttgatgattaaaCTTATAAATTATGATTGTAAATTGTTTGTTATTATGTATGTATAGATGTTGTTAGTTAGTTAGAGGAAAGGTAAGATATTATTTTTCGAATagatttagaaattataattagtAACTTagcttttatgattcatgttATAAATTATAAGTTTAGGAATTATTATGACACATTTTTGTTGGAAATTATATATTTAggatttattataattttttgttggagaatatgttagaaatttttttgtaATAGGATTAGATATTGTagttaactaattaacttttgTGATTAATGTTGGAAATTATAATTCTGATTTTGTAATAGATTTAGAAATTAGAATTACTTAATTTACTTTTGTTATTAATTTAAGAATTTATAATCTGGAACTGCATCATTAATAAGTAATAacgatattttttaatattaattgcAAGGCCAATTTACTTAATACATAGTTCATTTGGGAAGAAAGGTAAATCATAAGAATTCaattgtaaataaaataagaatactAAAGTAACGTTAATTTTGTATGTTGTTAGTTAGACAATGTTTTTCAAATGTTGTTTGTAAATAGCTGAGAAGttataattaactaattaattattgTGATTAATTTTTGGAAATTATAATTATAGGACTTATGATAATCTTTTGAAGTTATGTTTACATGCTGTAGTTTGATCATttggtagttttttttttttgtaattgggttagaaattaTGATTAATCGATTAAATAGTATGATTAATTTAAGTTGTAAATTAGTAATCATTCATGATTTGACTAGTAACATATTATGTTCTTGCAGAGTTCACGGATGATGACATGTGACCACCCACTGCCTCCTGATCGGTACCATCCGAGTGTAGAGGATCATTTACGGGTTACTGGATTTTATCATGCCTCTCAGATTGGAgtagttcaatgccagaaagcaTTGATAAATGCTCTAGTGGAGAGGTGGCGGCCGGAAACACACACCTTCCACCTTCCGATTGGTGAGTGCACAGTGACGCTGGAGGATGTAGCCGTTATTTTGGGCCTCCTGACGAACGGCCTTCCGGTGACAGGGATGACCTTGAGCAGCTTCGAAGCATTGGAGGGTGAGTGTTTCCATCAGTTTGGGGTTGCACCGAGGAAGGCCGACTGCAGAGGGAGCGGCATAAAATTGACATGGCTTAGGAATCTGAAAGAATGTATACAACTGACTGACGAAAACAGTATGCAGAGGTACGTCAAGTGCCACATTATGTTGTTATTGGGTACTATCTTACTTGGAGACAAGTCAGGGGCATCTGTGCACTGGAAGTTTCTACCTTTGCTCCGGGATTTTCATAGTATCAGTCATTTTAGTTGGGGATCGGCATGTTTGGCGCACCTATACAAGTCCTTATGCCGGGCATCTCGTTTTGATTGTAAAGAAATCGATGGTCCGTTAACACTTCTGCTAGCTTGGTTTTGGATCCGCCTACCCTATCTTGCGCCCCCTACTAGGGAACCCCGCAGTTTTCCGCTTGCAAACAGGTAACATTGGCAACTTACTTGGTATGTTCATAATTCTATTTAAGATGTGCTACTGACATAAATAATTTCAGGTGGCGTAACTGGGAGCGTGGTGACAATCGGTATAGATATCTTAGCCTCGCCCACTTTAGAAAGGCATTAGATGAGGTTTAGGAAGGGCAGGTGTGTTTTTATTAGAAAAGTATTTGTCTCGAACTGAGGTTGACTGTTATTTGGCTTGTAATCATGTGTGTCTTGTGCTGTGTGCAGTTCGTGTGGGTTGCTTATGGTGTGGATCGCATTGATCCGGGCATAAATCTACTGTCCTGGGTTGCTGGGACCTACACCGGCTGACCGACGGCATCTACTTCGGCTGTGTCCCTCGGCTCCACATTGCCTACAACGCCTAGGAGCACGTAACATTCGTGTGTCCATTTCGTTCAAGAAACGTGTCATCCTCGGGCGACCTTTCGTCACCCGTCTCAGGTTCGGATTCGGGACAAATCGAGGGCCGCTGTACACAGGCCACGTTGTGGGATTCCCCAGTGGCCGAAACCTAGCTCGGTAAACCCTCCGAACTTGGTCCATCTTGTAAACTTCGTGGACATACACTCGCCAATCCAGTCGCTGATTTGCACAACATGCAAAAACATGTCGACAGGGAATCCGATCCACCTAGAACTCACCACAGTCACATCGTTGTCGACGGAGGTCGACGGCATACTCAGTTCCACCTGGCATCTCACGAACCTCGAAGACCTCATTCATCCTGTCGAAGCAATTAACCTGGATGTTTGATGATGCAAGTTGATTTGCATTCAATTTCAACGTGACAACCTCAGAAAAAACATGTCCAGCTGTTATCCGCGACTCCGCCTCGGCTCTTTTTCTAGTGAACAACTCGTTAAGCCTGTAGAATGTGGCTTTGACAAGTGCAGTTATCGGAagattgcgtgcacccttcaaCACTGAGTTGATGCATTCCACTAGGTTTGTCGTCATGTGACCCCAGCGGTAGCCACCGTCATACGCCAACGCGTACTGTTCGCGTGGGATTCGGTTAAGCCAGTTCGTATAAGCCTCGCCCCGTTCACGTAAACGCTGGTAGCGCACTTCGTACTCGCGCACCGTCCTCGAATAACCTACACAACAATCAAAGCCACACAAGAGAAGAATTCATGAGAAACACTGCTTGAAGGTAACTTGGTTAATAACGAAATTCGAATTATTAAAATTTACCTATATTGACCACAAGTTTTTGCAGGTACGGTGCCTTGAACTTTCTCAAAAAGTTCGACTCTATATGCCTGATGCAAAACATGTGGAATGCTCTCGGGGGCGACCAAGCTCCGTTGCTCCGGGCCACAGCTGCATTGATGGATTCGTGCCTGTCAGAAATCAGTCCCACACCATCCCGAGTCACAACGTGTTGTCGCAGGTTACTAAGGAAAAAGTGCCATGCATCAGAAGTCTCCCCCTCCACAATTGCAAACGCAATAGGGACGATATTATTGTTATCATCCTGTGAAACTGCGACCAACAAACAACCCTTATACTTTCCGTACAAGTGAGTCCCATCAACCTGGACAACTGACTTGCAGTGTCTAAACGCTCTAATGTAggggtaataactccagaagactcTGTGCAATACCCGGATATCAGTTACTTCCTCATCACCTTGATATGCAGACATAGTCTCGAAATGGACGATTGCTGATGGCTCCTTGTtacacatggcctcaaaccatataggCAAAGCTTCATATGATGCttcccaacctccaaatatttttttcactgctttttgcTTCGCCAACCATGCTTTCCGATAGCTGATGGTGTAATTGAACTTCGACTGCACTTCCGCAATAACTGATTTCACCTTTATCGACGGGTCAGCCTCAACCaacggctttattgcttctgcaattgtgttCGAATCCAGCTTTGAATGATCCTGAGAAATAGTGGCTCTAGTACAAGTGTGAGAACCGTTGTACCTCCTTATAACCCAACAATACTTTCTGCTGATCATGCTAaccctgataagccaatcacaccctGATCCATACTGTGTACACTTCGCATAGAAGGTCAACGGCTCCAACTCATACACACGGTAGTCTACGCCTCTTCGGATGGTATAATCTTTCACCGCCATCATAACAACTTCCCTAGAACTGAATTCCATTCCGATTgcaaattcaccatctgcgacCATAGGAATTTCTACCACAACGACagccaaatcaaaataatttaacaCAAATACATTTAATAACTGAAATTAAGACTACGTCAATGCTCCCTATATCCACATCAATATAAATATTATTCCTATCATGTTGTCATCCCACTTTTAACATCATACAAACATAAACACATAAAAAACTTTGGCCGAATGCACACAAATTAATATTCACGTGACTTATATTCTTATTTACATCACTCAACATAGATTATTTCCCAAAGTCTAATACTTTCTATATTTATATGTTAATACGTACCGGCACTCATATATTCCGGAAACTCCGGCGCATGCATGGCTTCCAAGTCCAGAACCCGCATGAAGGACGGCTCCTCAAAGGGATCTTCGTTTGCGAGTGCATTTGCAACGTCTCCCACATTTGGAGCCACCACCCCGTCACCTTGATCTTCTTCTCCGTCTGGAGCAACAGCTTCGTAATTGCTTTCAAACTCTTCCTCACTGTCACTATCATATTCTTCCCCTTCAATATTTCGGTCCGCTTCAGATTGTTCGAATTCGACGTACAACTCTATCACCGATATCTGACCGCGAGTTTCAaaatacattgaaaacatctcctGCATACTCGCTTCGTCGGTTACATACTTGGTTTGATACTGCACGAAACCACCAAATACCGGTATGGGATATCTATATACCATACATGATATTTTTTTGGATATCTCAAAacctatcttctcacaaatcacaccttttaGCTCCTCAAATGAGATTGTGAACGGAATAACAATATCTAACGGCTTCTCGCAACTAAATCTCACTCCTTCAGATGTTTGTAACAgaatctgaccaaaataatataCTCTAAGTGCAACTCTATCATCCATTTTTCATACTCTCATATATAAATATCGACTATACTCTCAAAGAGACACAgagagaagtagaagagaaacaggGGGAAGAAGAAGACGCAGAACAACGAATAATCAGATCtggggaagaagaagaa is a genomic window of Arachis ipaensis cultivar K30076 chromosome B06, Araip1.1, whole genome shotgun sequence containing:
- the LOC107645840 gene encoding 40S ribosomal protein S24-1; amino-acid sequence: MADKAVTIRTRKFMTNRLLSRKQFVIDVLHPGRANVSKAELKEKLARMYDVKDPNTVFVFKFRTNFGGGKSTGFGLIYDSVDNAKKYEPKYRLIRNGLDTKVEKSRKQMKERKNRAKKIRGVKKTKASDAAKAGKKK
- the LOC107646471 gene encoding serine/threonine-protein phosphatase 7 long form homolog encodes the protein MAKKHKARDVDRPELHIVNYLSDPNYSSRMMTCDHPLPPDRYHPSVEDHLRVTGFYHASQIGVVQCQKALINALVERWRPETHTFHLPIGECTVTLEDVAVILGLLTNGLPVTGMTLSSFEALEGECFHQFGVAPRKADCRGSGIKLTWLRNLKECIQLTDENSMQRYVKCHIMLLLGTILLGDKSGASVHWKFLPLLRDFHSISHFSWGSACLAHLYKSLCRASRFDCKEIDGPLTLLLAWFWIRLPYLAPPTREPRSFPLANRWRNWERGDNRYRYLSLAHFRKALDEV
- the LOC107646470 gene encoding uncharacterized protein LOC107646470, coding for MDDRVALRVYYFGQILLQTSEGVRFSCEKPLDIVIPFTISFEELKGVICEKIGFEISKKISCMVYRYPIPVFGGFVQYQTKYVTDEASMQEMFSMYFETRGQISVIELYVEFEQSEADRNIEGEEYDSDSEEEFESNYEAVAPDGEEDQGDGVVAPNVGDVANALANEDPFEEPSFMRVLDLEAMHAPEFPEYMSAEIPMVADGEFAIGMEFSSREVVMMAVKDYTIRRGVDYRVYELEPLTFYAKCTQYGSGCDWLIRVSMISRKYCWVIRRYNGSHTCTRATISQDHSKLDSNTIAEAIKPLVEADPSIKVKSVIAEVQSKFNYTISYRKAWLAKQKAVKKIFGGWEASYEALPIWFEAMCNKEPSAIVHFETMSAYQGDEEVTDIRVLHRVFWSYYPYIRAFRHCKSVVQVDGTHLYGKYKGCLLVAVSQDDNNNIVPIAFAIVEGETSDAWHFFLSNLRQHVVTRDGVGLISDRHESINAAVARSNGAWSPPRAFHMFCIRHIESNFLRKFKAPYLQKLVVNIGYSRTVREYEVRYQRLRERGEAYTNWLNRIPREQYALAYDGGYRWGHMTTNLVECINSVLKGARNLPITALVKATFYRLNELFTRKRAEAESRITAGHVFSEVVTLKLNANQLASSNIQVNCFDRMNEVFERLDWRVYVHEVYKMDQVRRVYRARFRPLGNPTTWPVYSGPRFVPNPNLRRVTKGRPRMTRFLNEMDTRMLRAPRRCRQCGAEGHSRSRCRRSAGVGPSNPGQ